A part of Aspergillus flavus chromosome 1, complete sequence genomic DNA contains:
- a CDS encoding zinc/cadmium resistance protein, with protein MGLSKTNRIIILLAIDSAFFLLELTVGYAVHSLALVADSFHMLNDVLSLCVGLWAVKVANQETNSTTSKMYTYGWQRAETLGALVNGVFLVALCMSIFLEAIQRLVEPQEVQNPKLVCIVGCFGLLSNILGLLLFHDHSHGHGHGHSHGEAHGVEDVDVAEQGYISHGGSDPARGIAVRSTLHNCVISDRILIYSMQDECTLSSPNTRRRRTLDSQHRGSPRYSNNVEDIQVHPATMRQEIIGRSRYVDEEQSSESDSDQTNLAETSERSALLSHKDRAGKYTDEANASLQPNATVDDDIHKFHNHAQPKSKDSKHGHGHGHGHGHGHDLNMRGVFLHVMGDALGNVGVIASALVIWLTDYEWRFYVDPGISLVITVIILASAIPLCKAASRILLQAVPPGMSIDHIKEDIERLPGIISSHDLHVWQLSDTKHVASIHIQVDTEIKGEGSERYMRLARQVRRCLHAYGIHSTTIQPEFAPGSDVEDNQPASSYSSNGPSSLREEDSRACLLECGDGCTRGGECCPKTST; from the exons ATGGGCCTCTCCAAAACTAACAGGATCATTATCCTGTTGGCCATCGACTCGGCGTTCTTTCTGTTAGAATTGACAGTTG GCTATGCCGTCCACTCGCTTGCCCTGGTTGCTGATTCGTTTCATATG CTTAATGATGTGCTGTCCCTGTGTGTTGGTTTATGGGCCGTTAAAGTCGCCAACCAGGAGACCAATTCGACCACTTCCAAGATGTACACTTATGGG TGGCAACGTGCGGAAACCCTCGGAGCCTTGGTCAACggtgtcttcctcgtcgcttTATGCATGTCGATTTTCCTAGAAGCTATACAACGTCTGGTGGAACCCCAGGAGGTGCAAAACCCGAAGCTCGTTTGCATTGTCGGTTGCTTTGGTCTTTTGTCGAATATCTTGGGTCTTTTGTTGTTTCATGATCACTCCCATGGCCATGGCCACGGCCATAGCCATGGTGAAGCTCATGGTGTTGAGGATGTGGATGTCGCTGAGCAGGGCTATATTTCTCATGGCGGAAGTGACCCCGCGCGGGGGATCGCAGTACGTTCAACCTTACACAATTGTGTCATCAGCGATCGGATTCTAATCTATTCAATGCAGGACGAATGTACACTCTCTTCTCCCAATACTCGCAGACGCCGAACACTTGATAGCCAACATCGCGGGTCGCCCAGATACAGTAATAACGTGGAAGACATCCAGGTACATCCAGCTACTATGAGACAAGAAATTATCGGTCGCAGCCGCTATGTCGATGAGGAGCAGTCGTCTGAGTCGGACAGCGACCAAACAAACCTCGCTGAAACATCAGAACGATCCGCACTCCTTAGCCACAAAGACCGAGCGGGCAAGTATACTGACGAAGCAAACGCATCCCTTCAACCAAATGCTACGGTGGACGACGACATCCATAAATTCCACAACCACGCGCAGCCCAAGTCGAAGGACTCCAAGCACGGTCATGGCCATGGTCACGGccatggacatggacatgaTCTCAACATGCGGGGCGTTTTTCTCCATGTCATGGGTGATGCTCTGGGCAACGTTGGTGTCATAGCTTCCGCCCTGGTTATATGGCTGACCGACTATGAATGGAGGTTCTATGTTGACCCTGGCATTTCGTTGGTGATTACGGTGATCATTCTCGCCTCGGCCATTCCTCTTTGCAAAGCCGCATCTAGAATCCTCTTACAGGCTGTTCCCCCTGGAATGAGCATTGACCATATTAAAGAAGATATTGAGAGACTTCCTGGAATCATCAGCTCCCACGACTTACATGTTTGGCAACTGAGTGACACGAAGCATGTCGCTTCGATTCACATTCAAGTGGATACAGAGATCAAAGGGGAGGGTTCGGAGAGGTATATGCGCTTGGCTAGACAGGTGCGAAGATGCCTCCATGCCTACGGCATTCATTCAACAACGATTCAGCCCGAATTCGCACCTGGAAGCGACGTTGAAGACAACCAACCTGCTTCATCCTATTCTAGTAACGGCCCCTCTAGTCTGCGGGAGGAAGACTCGCGGGCGTGTCTCTTGGAATGCGGTGATGGTTGTACGCGAGGTGGAGAGTGTTGTCCCAAGACCTCAACCTAA
- a CDS encoding putative manganese ion homeostasis (manganese ion homeostasis), which yields MSYSYPNSTNADAYRPVRRDYHTDSSNDHSRLVDTLPPWLRQWLAELHAHWIAPSFSITENSRGSYALTARLWRIFRHIFTITNALAVLWFFTLWWGERAVFQDSLERCAWENWERWPRDATPHHVAFIADPQLVDPHTYPGRPWPLSTLTVKFTDQYLRRSFSSIQRNLGPDSVLFLGDLFDGGREWATSHSSSPEKRYQKYKDSFWKNEYHRFVKIFSNQWNEGDSHSGNTRGRRMIASLPGNHDLGFGTGVQLPVRDRFQTYFGQSNRVDVIGNHTFVSVDTVSLSAMDQPDPDTGSSGSGDGHPPNEHIWKEAEDFLNSMNVHRGKAEMEELRLMRNQSEGHVFDHKVVDLSQPTLHQRLKPEVVGFPAILLTHVPLYRKPATPCGPLREHYPPSDGEPEEDDRNALSISAGYQYQNVLTQTISKDLVTKAGPNLVHIYSGDDHDYCEVTHRQFSGSPREITVKSLSWAMGVRRPGFLLTSLWNPVDPATGKPTHSLSTGATLQNHLCLLPDQLSIFIRYGLLFGLTLAVLLARAAILVLYFPAVDSSAPILPLSEFRPTLHVHTAKAPSSSTSSSTFSSPGGLASRAVNAPPRYPKVYDDTYPGAGHDDVDNAKWKPRVPASPGIWGKFMNSVKYVATIVFAWYFFLIWRW from the exons ATGAGTTATTCCTATCCTAACAGCACGAACGCGGATGCTTACCGTCCGGTCCGTCGCGATTATCATACCGACTCATCCAATGACCACAGTCGACTCGTCGACACTTTGCCACCGTGGCTACGACAATGGCTCGCCGAACTACACGCTCATTGGATTGCCCCGAGCTTCAGCATCACAGAGAACTCTCGGGGTAGTTATGCGCTAACAGCACGGCTATGGAGGATATTCCGACACATATTCACTATCACGAATGCTCTGGCTGTTCTCTGGTTCTTTACGCTCTGGTGGGGGGAACGGGCCGTGTTCCAGGATAGTTTGGAGAGGTGCGCCTGGGAGAATTGGGAAAGATGG CCCCGAGATGCAACACCACATCACGTTGCTTTCATCGCAGACCCTCAGTTGGTTGATCCTCATACCTACCCCGGCCGGCCATGGCCCCTGTCCACATTGACAGTGAAGTTCACCGATCAATATCTTCGACGGTCCTTCTCGTCTATTCAGAGAAATCTAGGCCCCGACTCGGTTTTGTTCCTCGGTGACCTGTTTGATGGGGGAAGGGAGTGGGCAACCTCGCACAGTTCCAGTCCCGAGAAGCGTTATCAGAAATACAAGGATTCGTTCTGGAAGAATGAGTATCATCGGTTCGTGAAGATATTCTCAAACCAGTGGAACGAGGGTGATTCGCACTCAGGCAATACCCGTGGCCGGAGGATGATCGCTAGTCTCCCTGGGAATCACGATTTGGGATTCGGAACTGGGGTTCAACTGCCCGTCCGTGATCGGTTCCAGACATATTTTGGCCAAAGTAATCGCGTTGATGTTATTGGAAACCACACTTTCGTATCGGTTGACACGGTATCATTGAGCGCCATGGATCAGCCTGACCCAGACACCGGAAGTTCAGGGTCTGGGGACGGACACCCGCCGAACGAGCATAtttggaaagaagcagaggatTTCCTGAACAGTATGAATGTTCATCGTGGCAAGGCGGAGATGGAAGAATTGCGCCTGATGAGGAACCAAAGTGAAGGCCATGTGTTTGACCACAAGGTCGTGGACCTCTCACAACCTACACTTCACCAAAGACTCAAACCGGAAGTTGTGGGGTTCCCTGCCATTCTTCTTACCCATGTTCCATTGTATCGCAAACCGGCCACGCCTTGCGGGCCTTTGCGAGAACACTACCCGCCATCAGATGGTGAAccggaagaagatgaccgAAATGCCCTCTCAATCTCTGCCGGATACCAGTATCAGAATGTTCTCACGCAAACTATCTCCAAGGACTTAGTCACGAAGGCAGGCCCGAACCTTGTCCATATCTACTCTGGAGATGATCACGACTACTGCGAGGTAACTCATCGCCAATTTAGTGGCTCTCCCAGAGAAATTACGGTCAAAAGTCTCTCTTGGGCTATGGGGGTCCGGCGGCCAGGTTTTCTGCTTACTAGTCTCTGGAATCCTGTTGACCCTGCCACCGGGAAGCCGACCCATTCGTTGAGTACCGGCGCTACTTTGCAAAACCATCTATGTCTCCTACCCGACCAATTAtccatcttcatccgttACGGCCTTCTATTCGGCCTTACCCTTGCTGTGCTTCTCGCACGAGCCGCCATTCTAGTGCTTTACTTCCCCGCAGTGGACTCATCCGCACCgattcttcccctctctgAATTCCGTCCTACCCTCCACGTCCACACAGCTAAGGCCCCAAGTTCCAGTACGTCTAGCTCCACGTTTTCCTCACCGGGTGGCCTGGCCAGTCGTGCCGTCAATGCACCTCCTCGTTACCCCAAAGTGTACGATGATACTTACCCCGGTGCAGGTCACGATGACGTGGACAACGCGAAGTGGAAACCAAGGGTCCCCGCTTCCCCGGGAATCTGGGGGAAATTTATGAACTCTGTCAAATATGTCGCTACGATTGTGTTTGCATGGTatttcttcttgatctggcGATGGTAA
- a CDS encoding putative MFS monosaccharide transporter (glucose transporter rco-3) — protein MPYWRKLFSTGYINPSDNYPDVTSSQSSMIVSLLSAGTFFGALGAAPIADYFGRRLAMIINTFVFCFGVILQTAATAIPLFVAGRFFAGLGVGLLSATIPLYQSETAPKWIRGTIVGAYQLAITIGLLLAAIVNNSTKGRDDTGSYRIPVAVQFAWAIILVVGMIVLPETPRFLIKKGKHEAAAKALSRLRRIDVNDPAIVEELAEIQANHEYELSVGNASYLSILRGSIGKRLATGCAVQGLQQLAGVNFIFYYGTTFFEHSGIKDGFIITLITNIVNVVSTFPGLYMVEKWGRRPLLLFGAVGMCVSQLIVAIVGTATTSDVANKVLIAFVCVYIFFFACSWGCTAWVVTGELFPLKARAKCLSITTATNWLLNWAIAYATPYMVNSGPGNANLQSKVFFIWGGFCFIAGIFVYTCIYETKGLTLEQVDELYAKIPVAWRSHEFVPSVSYADVRDVAAGKVSGNLADL, from the exons ATGCCTTACTGGCGCAAGCTGTTCTCCACGGGCTATATCAACCCGTCAGACAACTATCCCGATGTGACCTCCTCTCAATCCTCCATGATCGTGTCTCTCCTGTCTGCAGGAACTTTCTTCGGTGCCCTTGGTGCAGCACCCATTGCTGATTACTTCGGTCGTCGGCTTGCTATGATCATCAACACATTTGTTTTCTGCTTTGGTGTCATCCTTCAGACCGCTGCTACTGCTATCCCGTTATTTGTTGCGGGAAGATTCTTTGCAGGCCTAGGTGTTGGATTGCTCTCTGCAACAA TCCCGCTGTACCAGTCCGAAACCGCTCCTAAGTGGATCCGTGGTACCATCGTTGGTGCCTACCAGCTGGCTATCACCATTGGATTGCTCCTTGCTGCCATCGTGAACAATTCCACTAAGGGCCGTGACGATACTGGTTCCTACCGTATCCCTGTCGCTGTTCAGTTTGCCTGGGCTATTATCCTGGTTGTTGGCATGATCGTACTCCCTGAGACGCCTCGCTTCTTGATTAAGAAGGGCAAGCATGAAGCTGCTGCCAAGGCTCTCTCACGCCTTCGCCGCATCGATGTCAATGATCCCGCCATTGTGGAGGAGCTGGCCGAGATCCAGGCCAACCATGAATATGAACTCAGTGTGGGCAATGCCAGCTAcctctccattcttcgtGGGAGTATCGGCAAGCGACTGGCCACTGGCTGTGCCGTTCAGGGTCTGCAGCAGCTGGCTGGAGTCAACTTCATCT TCTACTACGGAACTACTTTCTTCGAACACTCAGGTATCAAGGACggatttattattactttgATCACCAACATTGTTAATGTCGTCTCAACCTTCCCTGGTCTCTATATGGTCGAGAAATGGGgtcgtcgtcctcttctCTTGTTCGGTGCTGTCGGCATGTGTGTCTCTCAGCTCATCGTTGCCATTGTTGGCACCGCCACCACTTCCGACGTCGCAAACAAGGTGCTGATCGCCTTCGTCTGTGTctacatcttcttcttcgcttgcTCATGGGGTTGCACCGCGTGGGTGGTGACCGGTGAGCTCTTCCCTCTCAAGGCTCGTGCCAAGTGTCTCTCAATCACGACCGCCACCAACTGGCTCCTCAACTGGGCCATCGCATATGCTACCCCTTACATGGTTAACTCCGGCCCGGGCAACGCCAACCTGCAGTCCAAGGTGTTCTTCATCTGGGGTGGATTCTGCTTCATTGCCGGTATTTTCGTCTACACCTGCATCTACGAGACCAAGGGTCTTACCTTGGAGCAGGTTGATGAGCTTTACGCTAAGATTCCTGTGGCCTGGCGCTCCCATGAATTTGTTCCATCCGTCAGCTATGCTGACGTTCGTGACGTTGCCGCCGGCAAAGTGTCTGGCAACCTCGCTGATCTAG
- a CDS encoding putative ab-hydrolase associated lipase (ab-hydrolase associated lipase), translating to MLIRSASALDPDSVYKVPLLSCEPTDSPAPFEKMSVSATTTSINPDISPIEDKNVQPGVELEELNKTCDENQKQTSDSTGTDSLYEKRHTIEQSGSHTQPKNYAFSFQDHPLFPPLPSYGPPSFVFTIKCLVLQCVSFLLSLLFLGAVVVGALVCRTRLAVSHVKIRLRGQDPNEQRAFYEEERARELERQKNLQQWKRRQEKKEVDEEAPDECPPLEGGKDPIICDVAYYARRVGLDVETFRVQTEDGFIITLWHVYNPQEYMPLPADARAPRGPGVFTGKKDPGLSSRSNRKYPILLMHGLLQCAGAYCTNDEDSLAFYLCKSGYDVWLGNNRCGLTPEHTTLSTSDPRMWTWNIRHMGVLDLSALVSRVLYETGFEKLGLVCHSQGTTQTFVALAKDQRPELGERISVFCALAPAAYAGPLVERSYFRFMRIISPNIFRIVFGIHAFIPFMMTVHQYLHPKIYGTLGYYVFSYLFGWSDTRWDRGLRDRMFQFAPVYVSAETMRWWLGRECFATQKCILATREVGLLEAEEDHRFEKGIDGGAPRSDTAWYGPQVPPMALWVAGADNLVDGRKLLQRFRNGREPHVHVVHEKVIEEYEHLDVLWAMDVIEQVGKEVRQVLWTTMPDDARAVCQVPKGVQ from the coding sequence ATGTTGATCCGCTCGGCCTCAGCGCTTGACCCGGACTCCGTATACAAGGTGCCGCTTCTATCCTGCGAGCCGACGGACAGTCCAGCACCTTTCGAAAAGATGTCTGTATCAGCTACGACTACCAGTATAAATCCCGATATCTCTCCGATAGAGGATAAGAATGTTCAACCGGGAGTCGAGTTAGAAGAGCTCAACAAGACATGCGACGAAAATCAAAAGCAGACCAGCGACTCAACCGGGACCGATAGTCTTTACGAGAAGAGGCACACCATTGAACAGAGTGGATCGCATACACAGCCCAAGAACTAcgccttttccttccagGATCACCCTCTATTTCCGCCGTTGCCCTCGTACGGGCCCCCTTCCTTCGTGTTTACCATAAAGTGCTTGGTGCTGCAATGCGTGTCGTTTCTGCTATCGCTGCTGTTTCTGGGCGCCGTCGTTGTTGGGGCACTTGTGTGCAGGACTCGACTCGCAGTTTCCCATGTCAAAATCCGTCTCCGAGGCCAGGATCCCAATGAGCAACGGGCCTTCTACGAGGAGGAACGGGCGCGGGAGTTGGAGAGGCAGAAAAATTTGCAGCAGTGGAAGCGTCgacaggagaaaaaggaagttgACGAAGAAGCTCCCGATGAGTGTCCCCCTCTAGAAGGTGGGAAGGATCCGATCATATGCGACGTGGCGTACTACGCCAGAAGGGTCGGCCTTGACGTGGAGACGTTCCGGGTCCAGACGGAAGATGGATTCATAATCACTCTATGGCATGTTTATAATCCACAGGAGTACATGCCCTTACCTGCAGATGCGAGGGCTCCTCGCGGACCGGGGGTGTTCACGGGAAAGAAGGACCCTGGGCTTTCTTCACGGTCGAATCGCAAATATCCCATTCTTCTCATGCACGGGTTACTGCAGTGCGCGGGTGCGTACTGCACGAATGACGAGGACAGTCTTGCCTTTTACCTTTGCAAGTCTGGGTACGATGTCTGGCTGGGTAATAACCGCTGCGGACTTACCCCCGAACACACGACATTGTCTACGTCGGATCCTCGGATGTGGACGTGGAATATCCGACACATGGGCGTGCTGGACCTTTCGGCTCTTGTATCGCGGGTTTTGTATGAGACCGGTTTCGAGAAACTAGGTCTTGTATGCCATTCGCAAGGAACGACACAAACGTTTGTGGCACTGGCGAAAGATCAACGACCCGAACTAGGGGAGCGTATATCGGTTTTTTGTGCTCTGGCTCCAGCAGCATATGCCGGGCCATTGGTCGAGAGGAGTTATTTCCGTTTCATGCGGATTATCTCCCCTAACATCTTTCGCATCGTATTCGGCATTCATGCTTTTATTCCCTTCATGATGACAGTCCACCAATATCTTCATCCGAAGATCTATGGTACATTGGGTTACTACGTGTTCTCGTACCTCTTCGGCTGGAGCGACACCCGTTGGGACCGCGGTCTTCGGGATCGTATGTTCCAATTCGCTCCAGTCTACGTCAGTGCCGAGACAATGCGATGGTGGTTGGGCCGTGAATGCTTCGCCACACAGAAGTGTATCTTGGCCACACGCGAGGTCGGCCTTCTTGAGGCGGAAGAGGATCATCGCTTTGAGAAGGGTATCGATGGTGGGGCCCCTCGGAGTGATACCGCATGGTACGGGCCCCAGGTTCCCCCAATGGCTCTATGGGTCGCGGGAGCCGACAATCTAGTCGATGGCAGAAAATTGCTTCAGCGGTTCCGCAATGGACGTGAGCCCCATGTGCATGTTGTCCATGAGAAGGTTATCGAGGAGTATGAGCATCTCGATGTCTTATGGGCCATGGACGTCATCGAGCAGGTGGGAAAGGAGGTACGACAGGTCCTCTGGACGACGATGCCGGATGATGCCCGCGCCGTGTGTCAGGTGCCGAAGGGTGTGCAGTAA
- a CDS encoding putative oxalate decarboxylase yields the protein MKSILYYTSCFIAVLGTVNGAPARNTIRDSANPPLRGSEDLLGYSSDNKLSDHSTEEVKYTLLPGQKEDPKIGSYLDFEKADNPQPIRGDLGASDPGPRNYNYDRINSDKLAPPGTDNGQTINAQWPMGKPHDRYGSENSGWARQENTVVMPDATKMAGVDMRLEAGAYRELHWHVASEWSLVLNGSCRIQAVNENGETFVDDVTEGDVWFFPPGVPHSIQALDAGVEFLLVFDDGDFSEDNTFLASQVFSHNPRSVLAKNFDLPISAFNDIPEDQLYIFPGTKAPKDIEEQNVTTAAGIVPLSQSYSYHFSEQPAHEVAGGSVKIVDPVTFPIATNFAAAIVTVKPGGMREIHWHPTSDEWTFFIKGKARATLFTAPTTATTFDYRAGDVGYFPQSNSHYIENTGDEDLMFLEVLQTDKFTDIALGQWIGSTPKQIVADTLKLPESALSKLKTEKQYVVAGSNVTSVAKR from the exons ATGAAATCCATCCTTTACTATACCAGCTGTTTCATTGCTGTCCTTGGTACCGTCAATGGTGCCCCAGCTAGGAACACCATCCGGGACTCCGCGAATCCCCCATTGAGAGGGTCCGAGGATCTCCTGGGATACTCTTCTGACAATAAGTTGTCCGACCATTCCACGGAAGAAGTGAAGTACACCCTTCTTCCTGGGCAGAAGGAGGACCCAAAGATAGGGTCATATCTGGACTTTGAGAAGGCCGACAACCCACAGCCCATTCGCGGCGATCTTGGAGCGAGCGACCCTGGCCCTC GCAATTACAACTACGACCGAATTAACAGCGATAAGCTAGCTCCCCCGGGTACAGACAATGGACAGACCATCAATGCTCAATGGCCTATGGGTAAGCCACA TGACAGGTACGGCTCGGAGAATTCGGGATGGGCTCGTCAAGAAAATACCGTCGTCATGCCCGACGCGACCAAGATGGCCGGTGTCGATATGCGCCTGGAAGCTGGGGCGTATCGTGAACTGCACTGGCACGTTGCAAGCGAGTGGTCTTTGGTGCTTAACGGATCATGTCGCATTCAG GCGGTCAACGAGAACGGCGAAACCTTCGTCGACGACGTGACAGAAGGTGATGTGTGGTTCTTCCCTCC CGGTGTTCCCCATTCCATCCAAGCCCTAGATGCAGGAGTAGagttcctcctcgtcttcgacGACGGAGATTTCTCCGAAGACAACACCTTCCTCGCATCCCAAGTCTTCAGCCACAACCCC AGATCCGTTCTGGCGAAGAACTTCGACCTCCCCATCTCCGCCTTCAACGACATCCCAGAAGACCAACTCTACATCTTCCCCGGCACCAAAGCCCCGAAAGACATCGAAGAGCAAAACGTAACAACAGCCGCCGGCATCGTACCCCTCAGCCAAAGCTACTCATACCATTTCTCCGAGCAACCCGCCCACGAAGTCGCCGGTGGATCTGTGAAAATCGTCGACCCCGTCACCTTCCCCATCGCCACAAACTTCGCCGCCGCAATCGTGACCGTGAAACCCGGCGGCATGCGCGAGATCCACTGGCATCCGACCAGTGACGAGTGGACGTTTTTCATCAAGGGTAAGGCCCGCGCGACGCTGTTCACGGCGCCTACGACGGCGACTACGTTCGATTACCGCGCGGGTGATGTGGGCTATTTCCCACAGTCGAATAGTCATTATATTGAGAATACGGGAGATGAGGACTTGATGTTCTTGGAGGTTTTGCAGACGGATAAGTTTACTG ATATTGCCCTCGGTCAATGGATTGGGTCCACTCCCAAGCAGATCGTGGCTGATACGCTGAAGCTTCCCGAGAGTGCTTTGAGTAAGCTAAAGACGGAGAAACAGTACGTTGTTGCCGGGTCGAATGTGACGTCTGTTGCAAAGAGATGA